A genome region from Akkermansiaceae bacterium includes the following:
- the thiE gene encoding thiamine phosphate synthase translates to MKIAADARLYGIVDFGYVAEDAMEDVAAKLLSGGADILQLRAKGIPLETVAAAARKIIPLCKAAGVPFILNDYPELASELGADGVHIGQDDGAISDVRSRIADGMIIGRSTHSLAQARQALADGADYIGFGPLFPTPTKEGRPAIGLEEIAQMEKDVGSRFPAFCIGGIKPENLGEVIAAGARRCVIVSHLLTAPDISAATSALKSSIPAP, encoded by the coding sequence GTGAAAATCGCCGCTGACGCCCGGCTCTACGGGATCGTTGATTTCGGATACGTCGCGGAGGACGCGATGGAAGATGTCGCCGCGAAACTCCTCTCAGGCGGCGCGGACATCCTCCAGCTCCGCGCCAAGGGCATCCCCTTGGAAACCGTCGCCGCCGCCGCCCGGAAAATCATCCCCCTCTGCAAGGCGGCGGGCGTGCCTTTCATCCTCAACGATTATCCCGAACTCGCCTCCGAGCTCGGCGCGGACGGAGTCCATATCGGGCAGGATGATGGGGCCATCTCCGATGTCCGTAGTAGGATTGCGGATGGCATGATCATCGGCCGCTCCACCCACAGCCTCGCCCAGGCCCGCCAAGCCCTCGCCGACGGCGCGGATTACATCGGCTTCGGCCCCTTGTTTCCGACGCCGACGAAAGAGGGCAGGCCTGCGATTGGCCTCGAAGAGATTGCTCAGATGGAAAAGGACGTAGGATCCCGGTTTCCGGCCTTCTGTATCGGTGGGATCAAGCCGGAGAACCTCGGCGAAGTCATTGCCGCAGGCGCCCGCCGCTGCGTCATCGTCTCCCACCTACTCACCGCCCCTGACATTTCCGCAGCGACAAGTGCGTTGAAATCCTCCATACCCGCCCCGTGA
- a CDS encoding LysR family transcriptional regulator — protein MEFHQLRYFVAAAEELSMSKAAERVHVSQPALSRQIRLLEEELGLKLFDRIKQRIHLTEAGKFFLVKARQLLCDSESVVQQVQEQFANARPTLRLGFLSPFLDDLVAPVVREFLQRHPKSKVSLFDLPPRAQLDRLRLHELDAAILANLDDAERKLFNVLRLSKHRFVVVLPETHYLVGRKSVKLAELKSEDWVSLSNAFFPKRREFLIETCQQAGFIPRIVSEMDSLPMMLAEIGTGGGVGLMPGHAAKLPHAGCAIVQLTAPVIESELLLVLPKAPLTKEMESLIALIKERASRI, from the coding sequence ATGGAATTTCACCAGCTCCGGTATTTCGTGGCGGCCGCCGAGGAACTCAGCATGTCGAAGGCGGCGGAGCGAGTGCATGTTTCGCAACCCGCCCTGAGCCGCCAGATCCGGTTGCTTGAGGAGGAACTGGGGCTGAAATTGTTCGACCGCATCAAGCAGCGCATCCATCTCACCGAAGCGGGGAAATTCTTCCTTGTGAAGGCCCGGCAACTTCTCTGCGACTCGGAATCGGTGGTGCAGCAGGTTCAGGAACAATTCGCAAACGCCCGACCGACCTTGCGTCTGGGCTTTCTCTCTCCGTTTCTCGACGACCTCGTCGCACCCGTCGTCCGGGAATTCCTGCAGCGCCACCCGAAGTCGAAGGTCAGCCTCTTCGATCTCCCGCCTCGCGCGCAGCTCGACCGCCTACGCCTTCACGAACTCGATGCCGCGATCCTCGCAAACCTCGATGATGCGGAGCGAAAGCTGTTCAACGTCCTGCGCCTTTCGAAACACCGCTTCGTAGTAGTGCTCCCCGAGACTCACTACCTCGTCGGAAGAAAATCAGTGAAACTCGCCGAGCTGAAAAGCGAGGACTGGGTCTCGCTCTCCAACGCCTTTTTTCCGAAGCGCCGCGAGTTTCTCATCGAGACCTGCCAACAAGCCGGATTCATCCCGCGCATCGTCTCGGAAATGGATTCACTGCCGATGATGCTTGCGGAAATCGGCACCGGCGGAGGTGTCGGCCTCATGCCCGGCCACGCCGCCAAACTCCCCCACGCGGGGTGCGCTATCGTGCAACTCACTGCGCCCGTGATCGAGTCCGAGCTCCTGCTCGTTTTGCCCAAGGCACCTTTGACAAAGGAAATGGAAAGCCTGATCGCTCTTATCAAGGAAAGGGCGAGCCGGATCTGA